GTTTTGATCTGAACCACGTCCGCTGCGCCCGCGTCGACGAACGCCCGCACGTCCTCGAGTGTGTTGCACCACTCGTCGGCGACGATGTCGACAGTGGCGCCGGCGCTTTGGAGACCCTCACGGAGTTCAGCCATCGCCTGAATCTGCTTGGCGCGGCTGCCGGCATCCATTGGCCCCTCGATCTGGATGGGGAACGGCGACGCGGCGTCCTCGAGTGTCCGGAAATAGTCGACCACCTCGGCGCGGTCGTACGGCGCGCCGAACAACTCGCCGATCATCCCGTAGACGTCGATGTGGAATCGGGGCGCGTAGTCTGTTTGACCCAATTCTTGTGCGCGTGTTTGAAGCCACTCGACATACTCGAGTAGCGCCTTTCCGTTCTCGCCAATCTTCTCGCGGCTGTTGATCAGGCCGTGAGGGAGGACGGGAACGCCCTTGACGAACATCTTCTCGGCGTTCGTGTAGCGGTCGTCGCCGGACTGGCCGAAGACGGGCACCGGCTCGGTCGCGGGCTCAGTCCCGAGGGCGTCGGCGAGCACGTCTGTCCGCGTCGTGTTCGTCGCTGTCGCGGCCGCAGCGAGCAACGCCTGCGAGACGCCGTAGCGAATCGCCGTGTGCAGTTGCGTCCCTCCCACCTGGAGCGTCTCGAGGATCGCCGCATTCTCGAGGAATCGGGTTGCGTCGCGGCCCTCGAGCGCGTCGGTGACGGGGCCTTCGACGACAGGGGCGTATTCGTCGGCGCGAAAGAGGGGGTCCCGCCCGCCAGCGCCGGAGTACTGGACGGCGGCGCAGTCGCCCCGGACGACAGTGCCATCTGCGAGCTCGAGGTCGACGATAAGCGTCTCGCCGGCTTGTCGGATCTCCTCGAAGCCGTCGGTGACTGGGTCGCCCTCGTAGGTGACGCCATCCTGCGTGGCTCCCTGTTTGATTGCGCGCTGGTCGTCGAAGAAGAACCCGCTGTAGCCGGGTGTCGTGCGAATGTCGGTGATTTGCATCAGGCGTCACCTCCGGTCTGTGGCCGGCCGATCAGTTTCCCGTCACTGATCGCATCGACGTCGTCTGCGACCATTCGGAACGACTGGTCGCGACCCTCCGTCGCGGCTCGCTGTGAGAGTCGTGCCGCATGAATCTCCTTAATCTCGTCGTCCATTGCGAGGTCGCCCCACTCGAGGATGCGGACGCGGCCGTCGTCGTCTCGCGCCGGGAGAACGGCCCCCTTCGCGCTGTCACTCGGGGCGAACGGCACGTCGAGTGCGCCGGCGTCGAACGCGGCGAGCGTTCCCTGGACCACGTCGCCGTCGCCGCACTCGAGGACGGTCTCGAGAAGCGTCCGGGTTTCGCGTTCGATTAAGTCCTGTTCTGCCTGAATGCCGTCGATGTCGATATCCTGTTCGATTGCCATATCGATGACCTGTCGCGTGGTGCGGAGTCCGGCGGCGTTTGCCTCCTTGGTCGGAACGCCCTGGAACTCCTGGGGTGATTTCGTGATGACCTTATCGGGTTGGGCGATGGCGGCGGTCAGCCCGCCGAGGCTGATGACGCCGTTGGCGCGTGCCTCGTCCGGCGGGAAGCCGCCCATCCACTCGTGGAAGACGGTGGTGACTGTGACCTCGTCGGGCAGGAACTCCGTACCGAGTGCCTTGAGGGCGCGCAGTGCGGCCACGTCTTGGACGACGTTGCCGACCTGCCCGTAGCCGAGCGTGAGCGAGCGCACGCCCTGTGTGGCGGCAAGTTGCCCTTCGATCAGCATGATCGTGATCGCGATTGACGGCGGGACGAGCGTCCCGGTAAGCGGGCCGAACGGCTCGCGGTTGATCCGCACGCCGCGTTCGGTGTAGGCCCCCGCCAGCCGGTCGACGAACTGCCAGCGTTCAATCGTCTCCGCAAGGCCGTGGCGATTCGTATAGGGAATGTTGTACGAAATCGGCCCACCCTCGAAGCTCTGGAAGCCGCCCGCAAAGGTGATCGCCGCGAGCAGGCGGGCGTCAGGCGTTCCGTGACGCACCTCGATTGGGGCGTCGACTGCGTCGATCAGCTTTCGACAGCCCTCGACGCCGTGGTTGACCGCTGGAAAGCCATTCAGCGTGTCATCGCCCGTCTCGCGGGCGTTTGCGAGTCCTTCCTTTGCGTTCTCGTACGCGTTGTCGCGCGTGTAGGAGTCAATCGTCGTCGGGAGGAGGTCGGCGTTACCCTCGCCGTGGAGGTACTCGAGGAGGTCGATCTGATCCTCGAGTTGGGGGACGCCGGCTCGTGGCTGCAAGAGTGGGGCGTCGGCTGACTCGAGGACATCCGCGAATCGCTTGTGTGCGGGCAGCGACTCGTGGTATGCGAGTGCGTCCTCGAAGTCGACCGCCGCGCCGGTGGGCCAGTTCGACCGGATTTCGTCGTCGATGCGCCGGAGCTCGTCGCCTGGAATGCGTTCGTCGCGTTGCATCGATGTTAGGAGGTAACGGTGGCCCGTTCGGATTCGGTTGGGCTGAGTGTGAGGTCGCGCCGCAGGGCAGCAATGGCCTCCTCCGGGTCGGTCTCGGAGTCGAAGACGCGGTCAAACCCGAGTTCTCGGAAGGTTCGCCGGGTCTGCTCGAAGTCGTCCTGGCCGACGGCGAGGTTGCCACCGATGTAGGTGACCGCGTCGGCACCGGCGTCCTCGAGTTCCTGCTGAAAGCCCTGGCAGTCCTGCTCGGCGTGGCCGTAGAGCGAGGAGACCAGTACAGCAGCTGCGTCGTGTTCGACTGCGGCCTCGGCGAACTCCTCTTTGGAGGTTTGCACACCGAGGTTGACGACGGTGAAGCCTGCTGCACTGAACGCGTGCTCGAGTATCGTGATGCCAACGACGTGAGCGTCCGAGCCGATCACGCCGAGGACGACGGTTCTAGACATCGTACTCGGGACGATGAGAGTCGGCAGTATAAAGTTAATGATTGTCCATGATAATATTCTTTAATGGTGTTTAGGGAACGGGTGTGAGAAGCAACCACAACAAAATTATTAATAGTGAAGGTTTTTGGCGTGGCGTCGGGATGGTCCGGCCATGGGTGCGCTATCGAACCTGCGCGTGCTAGATCTGACGCAGGTGCTGGCCGGCCCGTACTGTACAATGGTGCTTGCGGACATGGGCGCAGACGTCGTCAAGATCGAACGCCCTGGCGGCGACCTCATCCGCTCGAACCCACCGTTCGTCGAGAGTGACGACGAGCCCTACGGCGGCTACTTCCAGAGCGTCAACCGCGGGAAGCGAAGCCTCGAGCTCGACTTCGGGGATGCGGCTGATCGCGAGGACTTCCTCTCGCTCGTGGCCGACGCCGATGTCGTCGTCGAGAACTATCGTGCTGGAACGATGGAAAAGTACGACCTCGAGTACGAAACCCTGCGCGAGCACAACCCGCAGCTGATCTACTCCTCGATTCGGGGCTTTGGCGATCCCCGCACGGGCGAGACGGCTCGACAGGGCCAGCCCTCCTTCGACCTCATCGCGCAGGCACTCGGCGGCGTCATGGAGATTACAGGGGAAGAGGATGGGGCGCCGACCAAGGTGGGACCGGGTATCGGCGATCTGTTCACCGCAACGCTAAATTGTATTGGGATTTTGGCCGCGGTGAACCACCGCGCACAGACGGGCGAGGGCCAGTACGTCGACACCGGCATGTACGACGCCATGCTCAGCATGACCGAGCGCGCGATCTACCAGCAGTCGTATACTGGTACCGCGCCGACTCGGCAGGGAAACTCCCATCCCACGCTCTTTCCCTACGATGCGTTCGAAACCACCGACGGCTACGCCGTCATCGCCGCCTTCGGGACGAACCACTGGCAAGAACTCTGTACTGCGATGGATCGTCCGAATCTGGCTTCGGCGTATCCCACCGCTGCGGACCGCCTCGAGAATCGAGAGACGCTTCGGGACGACATTTCGACGTGGGCCAGCGGGCTCGAGACTGCGGAACTTGTGGACCGACTCGAGGGTCGTGTCCCCGCTGCGCCGGTCCAGAGTACTGAGGAGATTTTCGACGATCCGCATGTGCATGCGCGGGAGATGCTGATTCCGGTCGAACAGCCCGGCTCCGGGGCGGACGTGGAGATTGCTGGGAATCCGATCAAGATGACCGAGACGCCGCCGGAGCCACGGGGCCGAGCGCCGCTGTTGGATGAGCACCGCGAGGAGGTGTTGGGCGAAGAGTGTGAGGTGGCAGCGGACGATTGATTTTGGTCCGTTACCGGATGAACTGGGCCGCTTCGTTATCGTACTTGCTCGAGGATCTGCAGAAACCGAAACGCAGGCTCACCATAGGATTTCGTTTCCTCGGCTGCGAGTTCCCGAAGTTCGTCGACGCGTTCGGTGTAGGTTTCGTTGACGATGAGATCGATTTCCGTTCCGATTTCAGGATCATCCTTGAGCTCGGCGGAAAGTTGCTCGAGGCCGTCAGTAAGATAGCCGTCCGAGAGATACGGTGCCCAGAGCTGGAGGACGTACTCGTCGGCGTCGTCGAACACGCGCGTCACGTAGTCGTAATCGGCTCGGAACTTGGTCTCGAGTTTTTCGAGTGAGAACTGGTAGCTGTCGTTGCCGTAGTCGGCCCACTTGTCGGTCTTCGGGGTTCCCGAATACGCCGAGCCGTTCAGGTGGGTGATGACCTCACAGGCGTAGACGGTCTGGGTGCCGTTGCTCGAGTCGACCGCGACGACATCGATCTCCATCTGTTCGCCGGCT
The Natronolimnobius sp. AArcel1 genome window above contains:
- a CDS encoding methylaspartate ammonia-lyase, giving the protein MQITDIRTTPGYSGFFFDDQRAIKQGATQDGVTYEGDPVTDGFEEIRQAGETLIVDLELADGTVVRGDCAAVQYSGAGGRDPLFRADEYAPVVEGPVTDALEGRDATRFLENAAILETLQVGGTQLHTAIRYGVSQALLAAAATATNTTRTDVLADALGTEPATEPVPVFGQSGDDRYTNAEKMFVKGVPVLPHGLINSREKIGENGKALLEYVEWLQTRAQELGQTDYAPRFHIDVYGMIGELFGAPYDRAEVVDYFRTLEDAASPFPIQIEGPMDAGSRAKQIQAMAELREGLQSAGATVDIVADEWCNTLEDVRAFVDAGAADVVQIKTPDLGSLHRSGQAVRYCEGTDTRAYLGGTCNETETSARACAHVALATDAAQVLAKPGMGFDEGYMIVENEMRRTVARRAREVRVACPDADEVTADD
- a CDS encoding methylaspartate mutase subunit E; translation: MQRDERIPGDELRRIDDEIRSNWPTGAAVDFEDALAYHESLPAHKRFADVLESADAPLLQPRAGVPQLEDQIDLLEYLHGEGNADLLPTTIDSYTRDNAYENAKEGLANARETGDDTLNGFPAVNHGVEGCRKLIDAVDAPIEVRHGTPDARLLAAITFAGGFQSFEGGPISYNIPYTNRHGLAETIERWQFVDRLAGAYTERGVRINREPFGPLTGTLVPPSIAITIMLIEGQLAATQGVRSLTLGYGQVGNVVQDVAALRALKALGTEFLPDEVTVTTVFHEWMGGFPPDEARANGVISLGGLTAAIAQPDKVITKSPQEFQGVPTKEANAAGLRTTRQVIDMAIEQDIDIDGIQAEQDLIERETRTLLETVLECGDGDVVQGTLAAFDAGALDVPFAPSDSAKGAVLPARDDDGRVRILEWGDLAMDDEIKEIHAARLSQRAATEGRDQSFRMVADDVDAISDGKLIGRPQTGGDA
- the glmS gene encoding methylaspartate mutase subunit S, which gives rise to MVPSTMSRTVVLGVIGSDAHVVGITILEHAFSAAGFTVVNLGVQTSKEEFAEAAVEHDAAAVLVSSLYGHAEQDCQGFQQELEDAGADAVTYIGGNLAVGQDDFEQTRRTFRELGFDRVFDSETDPEEAIAALRRDLTLSPTESERATVTS
- the mct gene encoding succinyl-CoA:mesaconate CoA-transferase — its product is MGALSNLRVLDLTQVLAGPYCTMVLADMGADVVKIERPGGDLIRSNPPFVESDDEPYGGYFQSVNRGKRSLELDFGDAADREDFLSLVADADVVVENYRAGTMEKYDLEYETLREHNPQLIYSSIRGFGDPRTGETARQGQPSFDLIAQALGGVMEITGEEDGAPTKVGPGIGDLFTATLNCIGILAAVNHRAQTGEGQYVDTGMYDAMLSMTERAIYQQSYTGTAPTRQGNSHPTLFPYDAFETTDGYAVIAAFGTNHWQELCTAMDRPNLASAYPTAADRLENRETLRDDISTWASGLETAELVDRLEGRVPAAPVQSTEEIFDDPHVHAREMLIPVEQPGSGADVEIAGNPIKMTETPPEPRGRAPLLDEHREEVLGEECEVAADD